In one Rutidosis leptorrhynchoides isolate AG116_Rl617_1_P2 chromosome 8, CSIRO_AGI_Rlap_v1, whole genome shotgun sequence genomic region, the following are encoded:
- the LOC139864134 gene encoding uncharacterized protein, whose product MSASTSTSNMGYLSGIEPLTGINFSTLRDQEKLTLGVMDLDHALRIDPPAALIDASTSYRKRAYEQWKRFNRMSLMIIKNSISVAIRGAILDSENAKIYLSSVEEQFKRTSKAHASTLILKMFTTKYDGVSGVREHIMLMSDRANKLKGMDMEISEGFLVHFIKISLPMQFDPFEINCNTQKEKWKMNELIDMYVQEEERLKVENSDVAHIATTDSKKRKVSWKDKGSTGDNCTPNKVRKLGASTSSF is encoded by the coding sequence ATGTCAGCTTCTACCTCAACTTCTAACATGGGTTACTTATCTGGAATTGAACCCTTAACTGGTATTAACTTCTCAACATTGCGAGATCAAGAGAAACTTACTCTCGGAGTTATGGATCTCGATCATGCGCTTCgtattgatcctcctgctgcacttATTGATGCTAGTACATCATATCGGAAACGTGCTTATGAACAGTGGAAGCGATTTAATCGTATGTCTCTCATGATCATTAAGAACTCCATATCCGTTGCTATCCGAGGAGCCATTCTTGACTCCGAGAATGCAAAGATATACTTAAGCTCCGTAGAGGAACAATTTAAGAGGACTTCAAAAGCCCATGCAAGTACCTTGATCCTCAAAATGTTCACTACCAAATATGATGGGGTTAGTGGTGTACGTGAGCATATTATGTTGATGAGTGATAGGGCGAATAAATTAAAAGGCATGGACATGGAAATTAGTGAAGGTTTCTTAGTTCATTTCATAAAGATATCTCTCCCTATGCAATTTGATCCTTTCGAGATCAATTGTAATACGCAAAAGGAGAAATGGAAAATGAACGAACTTATTGACATGTACGTGCAAGAGGAAGAACGACTTAAAGTAGAAAACTCTGATGTAGCTCACATTGCTACTACAGACTCCAAAAAGAGAAAGGTCTCATGGAAGGATAAAGGTTCAACTGGAGATAATTGTACTCCAAATAAAGTCCGAAAATTGGGTGCAAGTACTAGCTCATTCTAA